The following are encoded in a window of Anser cygnoides isolate HZ-2024a breed goose chromosome 33, Taihu_goose_T2T_genome, whole genome shotgun sequence genomic DNA:
- the ARHGEF11 gene encoding rho guanine nucleotide exchange factor 11 isoform X3, translated as MSVRPPQAALDRLSSLSSLGDSSSERRSPGHRRQPSDSSETTGLVQRCVIIQKDQHGFGFTVSGDRIVLVQSVRPGGAAMRAGVQEGDRIVKVNGMMVTNSSHLEVVKLIKSGAYVALTLLGSPPPSVGLSSSQQDVSTPGAPRVAPACPPPPPPPPLPPPQRITGPKPLQDPEVQKHATQILRNMLRQEEAELQRFYEAYSRNPATVVEEQIEGARRRVSQLQLKILQETGGSVDSGRLCGDSGLAAFRAAEGRLSLDSQDGDSGLESGTERFPSFSEMSLNRNSVLSDHGLDSPRTSPVITSRLYQHHRRQGSDTPFAPTAEQGSERAGRPLIIGPEEDYDPGYFNNECDSLFQDLGKLKSRPAHLGVFLRYIFSQADPSPLLFYLCADVCQQTAAKDSRVLGKEIWNIFLERNAPLRVKVSEQLLAEIETRLRNGDDVRAALFEAQEMVMPEIQEQIQDYRTKRTMGLGSLYGENDLLDLDGDPQKERQVAEKQLAQLGDILSKYEEDRSSPMAFALSTYMNHTGIRSREPRVASASEKAQALPDKDKWLPFFPKTKKSSSTKKDKDAMEDKKRNPILKYIGKPKISSQSTVKPGNVRNIIQHFENNQHYESQEPGTQRLSTGSFPEDLLEADGSRAEVKLGRSESLKGREEMKKSRKAENVPRSRSDVDMDAAAEATRLHQSASSSASSLSTRSLENPTPPYTPKMGRRSIESPSLGFGVDPFLPHLLEDEQGQLSDLEPELDSQNWQHTVGREVLASLPQKEIDRQEVINELFATEGSHLRILRVLDLLFYQRMRKESLLSREELALLFPNLPDVIEIHNSLSESMKKLREEGPIIKEIGDLMLSRFDGLAKEEIQQVTADFCSYQSIALELIKTKQRKETRFQIFMQEAESNPQCRRLQLKDLIISEMQRLTKYPLLLENILKHTEAGTSEHDKLCRARDQCRDILKYVNEAVKQAENRHRLEGYQKRLDATSLERTSNPLAAEFKSLDLTSRRMIHEGPLTWRIGKDKTVDLHVLLLEDLLVLLQKQDEKLVLKCHSKTALGSSDNKQTFSPVLKLNSVLIRSVATDKRALFIICTSELGPQIYELVALTSSEKNTWMEVLEEAVQSSTRNATFPPKRRTPEPTRAAPSSLVLPDADVSPILSRGAGSAAEAEESSSADDNPAELLGEEKPPALPEEPQSSEVEEEGEEEPAGAAGAFPEPPMRLALPVPLSAEGLAEAALEDVENLRLLILRRLLGGRDAEPEDDVTPTPSVSGGAQPWDPVLCGHDSASQEVLAEPPAPPEEPKPPHHRSWEETSQTRPVAEEPGGYKVVRKAGAQEGAREATPPAGSSQSAPELQEGGGARVDGNYFYVSMPLGPPKPAPPPSPPRGSPPRDPSSCPSTAEAPPEPPGPPRDVDLIFRTIEQLTLKLNRLKAVERAHRELLRSLGHGSSPDATPVGGSAPGTEGGPQRPPSPEGGSPLTLRSLQGPSANTPGCRAPLAEDPAHTADL; from the exons GAGGAGCGGCCATGAGAGCCGGGGTGCAGGAGGGCGACCGCATTGTCAAG GTGAACGGCATGATGGTGACCAACAGCTCCCACCTCGAGGTGGTCAAGCTGATCAAGT CTGGCGCCTACGTCGCTCTGACCCTCCTGGGCTCCCCCCCGCCGTCGGTGGGGCTCTCCAGCTCCCAGCAAGACGTGAGCACGCCGGGGGCTCCCCGCGTCGCCCCCGCttgccccccgccgcctccgccccCGCCGCTCCCACCGCCGCAGCGCATCACCGGCCCCAAACCCCTGCAG GACCCCGAGGTTCAGAAGCACGCCACGCAGATTCTCCGCAACATGCtgcggcaggaggaggcagagctgcag CGCTTCTACGAGGCCTACAGCCGCAACCCCGCCACCGTGGTGGAGGAGCAGATCGAAGGGGCACGCCGGCGGGtcagccagctgcagctcaAAATCCTCCAGGAGACCGGTGGCTCCGTG GATTCGGGGCGGCTCTGCGGTGACTCCGGCTTGGCCGCTTTCAGAGCGGCAGAAG GCCGCCTCTCGCTGGACTCTCAGGACGGTGACAGCGGCTTGGAGTCGGGCACAGAGCGGTTCCCCTCCTTCAGCGAG ATGTCCCTGAACCGCAACTCCGTCCTCTCCGACCACGGCCTGGACAGCCCGCGGACCTCCCCGGTCATCACCTCCCGCCTCTACCAGCACCACCGCCGCCAGGGCTCCGACACCCCCTTCGCCCCCACTGCCGAGCAG GGATCGGAGCGCGCGGGACGCCCCCTCATCATCGGGCCGGAGGAGGATTACGACCCGGGATACTTCAACAACGAG TGCGACTCCCTCTTCCAGGACCTGGGCAAGCTCAAGTCGCGGCCGGCACACCTGGGGGTCTTCCTGCGCTACATCTTCTCCCAGGCCGATCCCAGCCCCCTG CTCTTCTACTTATGCGCAGACGTGTGCCAGCAGACGGCCGCGAAGGATTCCCGGGTCTTGGGAAAGGAAATCTGGAACATCTTCTTGGAGAGGAACGCG cctctccgAGTGAAAGTGTcggagcagctcctggctgagATCG AGACTCGCCTGCGGAACGGGGACGATGTCCGAGCCGCCCTCTTTGAGGCTCAGGAGATGGTGATGCCCGAGATCCAGGAGCAGATCCAGGACTACAG GACGAAGCGCACCATGGGCCTGGGGAGCCTGTACGGGGAGAACGACCTCCTCGACCTGGACGGGGACCCCCAGAAGGAGCGGCAAGTGGCCGAGAAGCAGCTGGCCCAGCTGGGTGACATCCT GTCCAAATATGAAGAGGACAGGAG CTCCCCCATGGCCTTTGCCCTCAGCACGTACATGAACCACACCGGCATCCGCAGCCGGGAGCCGCGCGTGGCCAGCGCCAGCGAGAAGGCGCAAGCCCTCCCGGACAAGGACAAGTGGCTGCCCTTCTTCCCCAAGACCAAGAAG agcagcagcacgaAGAAGGACAAGGATGCCATGGAAGACAAGAAGCGCAACCCCATCCTCAAGTACATCGGGAAGCCCAAAATCTCCTCCCAGAGCA CAGTCAAACCCGGCAATGTGAGGAACATTATCCAGCACTTTGAGAACAACCAGCATTACGAGAGCCAGGAGCCCGGCACGCAGCGCCTCTCCACCGGCAGCTTCCCCGAGGACCTGCTGGAGGCTGACGG CTCTCGCGCCGAGGTCAAGCTGGGCCGGTCGGAGAGCTTGAAAGGCCGCGAGGAGATGAAGAAATCTCGGAAAGCAGAAAACGTGCCCCGGTCCCGCAGCGACGTGGACATGGATGCCGCAGCCGAGGCCACCAGGCTTCACCAGTCGGCGTCGTCCTCCGCCTCCAGCCTGTCCACCAG GTCGCTGGAAAACCCCACGCCCCCCTACACGCCCAAGATGGGACGCAG GAGCATCGAGTCGCCCAGCCTGGGCTTCGGCGTCGACCCCTTCCTGCCTCACCTCCTGGAGGACGAGCAGGGCCAGCTCTCGGACCTGGAGCCCGAGCTGGACTCACAGAACTGGCAGCACACGGTCGGCCGGGAGGTGCTGGCCAGCCTGCCGCAGAAGGAGATCGACCGGCAGGAGGTGATCAACG AGCTCTTTGCCACGGAAGGGTCTCACCTCCGCATCCTCCGGGTCCTCGACCTCCTCTTCTACCAGCGGATGAGGAAGGAGAGCCTGCTGTCCCGCGAGGAGCTGGCGCTGCTCTTCCCCAACCTCCCAGACGTGATCGAAATCCACA ATTCTCTCTCCGAATCCATGAAGAAGCTCCGGGAAGAAGGACCAATCATCAAGGAAATCGGGGATCTCATGCTGTCTCGG ttcGACGGCCTGGCCAAGGAGGAAATCCAGCAGGTGACTGCGGACTTCTGCTCGTACCAGTCCATCGCCCTGGAGCTGATCAAAACCAAGCAGCGCAAGGAGACCCGTTTCCAGATCTTCATGCAG GAAGCAGAAAGCAACCCGCAGTGCCGGCGCCTGCAGCTCAAGGACTTGATCATCTCCGAAATGCAGCGCCTGACCAAGTAcccgctgctgctggagaacaTCCTCAAGCACACCGAGg CGGGCACCTCGGAGCACGACAAGCTGTGCCGAGCCCGGGACCAGTGCCGGGACATCCTCAAGTACGTGAACGAGGCCGTGAAGCAAGCGGAGAACCGGCACCGCCTGGAGGGCTACCAGAAACGCCTGGACGCCACCTCGCTGGAGAGGACCAGCAACCCCCTGGCTGCCGAGTTCAAG agcCTGGACCTCACCTCCCGGCGCATGATCCATGAGGGGCCGCTCACCTGGCGCATTGGCAAGGACAAGACCGTGG ACCTGCACGTGCTGCTCCTCGAGgacctcctggtgctgctgcagaagcaggacGAGAAGCTGGTGCTCAAGTGCCACAGCAAGACGGCGCTGGGCTCCTCGGACAACAAGCAGACCTTCAGCCCCGTCCTCAAGCTCAACTCGGTGCTCATCCGCTCCGTGGCCACAG ATAAGCGAGCCCTCTTCATCATCTGCACGTCGGAGCTGGGCCCCCAGATCTACGAGCTGGTGGCGCTGACGTCCTCCGAGAAAAACAC GTggatggaggtgctggaggaggcgGTGCAGAGCTCCACCAGGAATGCCACCTTCCCCCCCAAGCGCCGGACGCCGGAGCCCACCCGCGCGGCCCCCTCCAG CCTGGTGCTGCCGGACGCCGACGTCTCCCCCATCCTGTCCCGAGGCGCCGGCTCCGCAGCGGAGGCGGAGGAGAGCTCCTcgg cgGACGACAATCCCGCCGAGCTGCTGGGCGAGGAGAagcccccggcgctgcccgaGGAGCCGCAAAGCAGCGAGgtagaggaggaaggggaggaagagccCGCGGGGGCGGCCGGAGCCTTCCCGGAGCCCCCCATGCGCCTGGCGCTGCCGGTGCCGCTCTCGGCGGAGGGGCTGGCCGAGGCGGCCCTGGAGGACG tgGAGAACCTGCGGCTCCTGATCCTGCGGAGGCTCCTGGGCGGCCGCGACGCGGAGCCCGAGGACGACGTGACGCCCACGCCGTCGGTCAGCGGCGGCGCCCAGCCGTGGGACCCGGTGCTCTGCGGCCACGATTCGGCCTCCCAGGAGGTGCTGGCCgagcccccggcaccccccgaGGAACCGAAGCCCCCGCACCACCGAAGCTGGGAGGAGACGAGCCAGACGCGTCCGGTGGCGGAGGAGCCCGGCGGCTACAAGGTCGTCCGGAAAG CCGGGGCTCAGGAGGGTGCCcgggaggccacgccccctgcaggcagcagccaatCAGCACCCGAGCTGCAGGAAGGAGGCGGAGCTCGTGTAGATG gCAACTACTTCTACGTCAGCAtgcccctgggaccccccaagcctgcgccgccccccagccccccccggggctcccccccccgggacccctcctcctgccccagcaccgccgaggcccccccggagccccccggccccccccgcgaCGTCGACCTCATCTTCCGCACCATCGAGCAGCTGACGCTCAAGCTCAACAGGCTGAAG gccgtGGAAAGAGCCCACCGGGAGCTGCTGCGCTCCCTGGGGCACGGCTCCTCGCCCGACGCCACCCCCGtggggggctcggccccggggACGGAGGGGGGGCCCCagcggccccccagccccgagggcGGCAGCCCCCTGACCCTGCGGAGCCTGCAGGGCCCCAGCGCCAACACGCCGG GCTGCCGAGCCCCCCTGGCCGAGGACCCCGCTCACACCGCCGACCTTTAG
- the ARHGEF11 gene encoding rho guanine nucleotide exchange factor 11 isoform X4, whose protein sequence is MSVRPPQAALDRLSSLSSLGDSSSERRSPGHRRQPSDSSETTGLVQRCVIIQKDQHGFGFTVSGDRIVLVQSVRPGGAAMRAGVQEGDRIVKVNGMMVTNSSHLEVVKLIKSGAYVALTLLGSPPPSVGLSSSQQDVSTPGAPRVAPACPPPPPPPPLPPPQRITGPKPLQDPEVQKHATQILRNMLRQEEAELQRFYEAYSRNPATVVEEQIEGARRRVSQLQLKILQETGGSVDSGRLCGDSGLAAFRAAEGRLSLDSQDGDSGLESGTERFPSFSEMSLNRNSVLSDHGLDSPRTSPVITSRLYQHHRRQGSDTPFAPTAEQGSERAGRPLIIGPEEDYDPGYFNNECDSLFQDLGKLKSRPAHLGVFLRYIFSQADPSPLLFYLCADVCQQTAAKDSRVLGKEIWNIFLERNAPLRVKVSEQLLAEIETRLRNGDDVRAALFEAQEMVMPEIQEQIQDYRTKRTMGLGSLYGENDLLDLDGDPQKERQVAEKQLAQLGDILSKYEEDRSSPMAFALSTYMNHTGIRSREPRVASASEKAQALPDKDKWLPFFPKTKKSSSTKKDKDAMEDKKRNPILKYIGKPKISSQSIKPGNVRNIIQHFENNQHYESQEPGTQRLSTGSFPEDLLEADGSRAEVKLGRSESLKGREEMKKSRKAENVPRSRSDVDMDAAAEATRLHQSASSSASSLSTRSLENPTPPYTPKMGRRSIESPSLGFGVDPFLPHLLEDEQGQLSDLEPELDSQNWQHTVGREVLASLPQKEIDRQEVINELFATEGSHLRILRVLDLLFYQRMRKESLLSREELALLFPNLPDVIEIHNSLSESMKKLREEGPIIKEIGDLMLSRFDGLAKEEIQQVTADFCSYQSIALELIKTKQRKETRFQIFMQEAESNPQCRRLQLKDLIISEMQRLTKYPLLLENILKHTEAGTSEHDKLCRARDQCRDILKYVNEAVKQAENRHRLEGYQKRLDATSLERTSNPLAAEFKSLDLTSRRMIHEGPLTWRIGKDKTVDLHVLLLEDLLVLLQKQDEKLVLKCHSKTALGSSDNKQTFSPVLKLNSVLIRSVATDKRALFIICTSELGPQIYELVALTSSEKNTWMEVLEEAVQSSTRNATFPPKRRTPEPTRAAPSSLVLPDADVSPILSRGAGSAAEAEESSSADDNPAELLGEEKPPALPEEPQSSEVEEEGEEEPAGAAGAFPEPPMRLALPVPLSAEGLAEAALEDVENLRLLILRRLLGGRDAEPEDDVTPTPSVSGGAQPWDPVLCGHDSASQEVLAEPPAPPEEPKPPHHRSWEETSQTRPVAEEPGGYKVVRKAGAQEGAREATPPAGSSQSAPELQEGGGARVDGNYFYVSMPLGPPKPAPPPSPPRGSPPRDPSSCPSTAEAPPEPPGPPRDVDLIFRTIEQLTLKLNRLKAVERAHRELLRSLGHGSSPDATPVGGSAPGTEGGPQRPPSPEGGSPLTLRSLQGPSANTPGCRAPLAEDPAHTADL, encoded by the exons GAGGAGCGGCCATGAGAGCCGGGGTGCAGGAGGGCGACCGCATTGTCAAG GTGAACGGCATGATGGTGACCAACAGCTCCCACCTCGAGGTGGTCAAGCTGATCAAGT CTGGCGCCTACGTCGCTCTGACCCTCCTGGGCTCCCCCCCGCCGTCGGTGGGGCTCTCCAGCTCCCAGCAAGACGTGAGCACGCCGGGGGCTCCCCGCGTCGCCCCCGCttgccccccgccgcctccgccccCGCCGCTCCCACCGCCGCAGCGCATCACCGGCCCCAAACCCCTGCAG GACCCCGAGGTTCAGAAGCACGCCACGCAGATTCTCCGCAACATGCtgcggcaggaggaggcagagctgcag CGCTTCTACGAGGCCTACAGCCGCAACCCCGCCACCGTGGTGGAGGAGCAGATCGAAGGGGCACGCCGGCGGGtcagccagctgcagctcaAAATCCTCCAGGAGACCGGTGGCTCCGTG GATTCGGGGCGGCTCTGCGGTGACTCCGGCTTGGCCGCTTTCAGAGCGGCAGAAG GCCGCCTCTCGCTGGACTCTCAGGACGGTGACAGCGGCTTGGAGTCGGGCACAGAGCGGTTCCCCTCCTTCAGCGAG ATGTCCCTGAACCGCAACTCCGTCCTCTCCGACCACGGCCTGGACAGCCCGCGGACCTCCCCGGTCATCACCTCCCGCCTCTACCAGCACCACCGCCGCCAGGGCTCCGACACCCCCTTCGCCCCCACTGCCGAGCAG GGATCGGAGCGCGCGGGACGCCCCCTCATCATCGGGCCGGAGGAGGATTACGACCCGGGATACTTCAACAACGAG TGCGACTCCCTCTTCCAGGACCTGGGCAAGCTCAAGTCGCGGCCGGCACACCTGGGGGTCTTCCTGCGCTACATCTTCTCCCAGGCCGATCCCAGCCCCCTG CTCTTCTACTTATGCGCAGACGTGTGCCAGCAGACGGCCGCGAAGGATTCCCGGGTCTTGGGAAAGGAAATCTGGAACATCTTCTTGGAGAGGAACGCG cctctccgAGTGAAAGTGTcggagcagctcctggctgagATCG AGACTCGCCTGCGGAACGGGGACGATGTCCGAGCCGCCCTCTTTGAGGCTCAGGAGATGGTGATGCCCGAGATCCAGGAGCAGATCCAGGACTACAG GACGAAGCGCACCATGGGCCTGGGGAGCCTGTACGGGGAGAACGACCTCCTCGACCTGGACGGGGACCCCCAGAAGGAGCGGCAAGTGGCCGAGAAGCAGCTGGCCCAGCTGGGTGACATCCT GTCCAAATATGAAGAGGACAGGAG CTCCCCCATGGCCTTTGCCCTCAGCACGTACATGAACCACACCGGCATCCGCAGCCGGGAGCCGCGCGTGGCCAGCGCCAGCGAGAAGGCGCAAGCCCTCCCGGACAAGGACAAGTGGCTGCCCTTCTTCCCCAAGACCAAGAAG agcagcagcacgaAGAAGGACAAGGATGCCATGGAAGACAAGAAGCGCAACCCCATCCTCAAGTACATCGGGAAGCCCAAAATCTCCTCCCAGAGCA TCAAACCCGGCAATGTGAGGAACATTATCCAGCACTTTGAGAACAACCAGCATTACGAGAGCCAGGAGCCCGGCACGCAGCGCCTCTCCACCGGCAGCTTCCCCGAGGACCTGCTGGAGGCTGACGG CTCTCGCGCCGAGGTCAAGCTGGGCCGGTCGGAGAGCTTGAAAGGCCGCGAGGAGATGAAGAAATCTCGGAAAGCAGAAAACGTGCCCCGGTCCCGCAGCGACGTGGACATGGATGCCGCAGCCGAGGCCACCAGGCTTCACCAGTCGGCGTCGTCCTCCGCCTCCAGCCTGTCCACCAG GTCGCTGGAAAACCCCACGCCCCCCTACACGCCCAAGATGGGACGCAG GAGCATCGAGTCGCCCAGCCTGGGCTTCGGCGTCGACCCCTTCCTGCCTCACCTCCTGGAGGACGAGCAGGGCCAGCTCTCGGACCTGGAGCCCGAGCTGGACTCACAGAACTGGCAGCACACGGTCGGCCGGGAGGTGCTGGCCAGCCTGCCGCAGAAGGAGATCGACCGGCAGGAGGTGATCAACG AGCTCTTTGCCACGGAAGGGTCTCACCTCCGCATCCTCCGGGTCCTCGACCTCCTCTTCTACCAGCGGATGAGGAAGGAGAGCCTGCTGTCCCGCGAGGAGCTGGCGCTGCTCTTCCCCAACCTCCCAGACGTGATCGAAATCCACA ATTCTCTCTCCGAATCCATGAAGAAGCTCCGGGAAGAAGGACCAATCATCAAGGAAATCGGGGATCTCATGCTGTCTCGG ttcGACGGCCTGGCCAAGGAGGAAATCCAGCAGGTGACTGCGGACTTCTGCTCGTACCAGTCCATCGCCCTGGAGCTGATCAAAACCAAGCAGCGCAAGGAGACCCGTTTCCAGATCTTCATGCAG GAAGCAGAAAGCAACCCGCAGTGCCGGCGCCTGCAGCTCAAGGACTTGATCATCTCCGAAATGCAGCGCCTGACCAAGTAcccgctgctgctggagaacaTCCTCAAGCACACCGAGg CGGGCACCTCGGAGCACGACAAGCTGTGCCGAGCCCGGGACCAGTGCCGGGACATCCTCAAGTACGTGAACGAGGCCGTGAAGCAAGCGGAGAACCGGCACCGCCTGGAGGGCTACCAGAAACGCCTGGACGCCACCTCGCTGGAGAGGACCAGCAACCCCCTGGCTGCCGAGTTCAAG agcCTGGACCTCACCTCCCGGCGCATGATCCATGAGGGGCCGCTCACCTGGCGCATTGGCAAGGACAAGACCGTGG ACCTGCACGTGCTGCTCCTCGAGgacctcctggtgctgctgcagaagcaggacGAGAAGCTGGTGCTCAAGTGCCACAGCAAGACGGCGCTGGGCTCCTCGGACAACAAGCAGACCTTCAGCCCCGTCCTCAAGCTCAACTCGGTGCTCATCCGCTCCGTGGCCACAG ATAAGCGAGCCCTCTTCATCATCTGCACGTCGGAGCTGGGCCCCCAGATCTACGAGCTGGTGGCGCTGACGTCCTCCGAGAAAAACAC GTggatggaggtgctggaggaggcgGTGCAGAGCTCCACCAGGAATGCCACCTTCCCCCCCAAGCGCCGGACGCCGGAGCCCACCCGCGCGGCCCCCTCCAG CCTGGTGCTGCCGGACGCCGACGTCTCCCCCATCCTGTCCCGAGGCGCCGGCTCCGCAGCGGAGGCGGAGGAGAGCTCCTcgg cgGACGACAATCCCGCCGAGCTGCTGGGCGAGGAGAagcccccggcgctgcccgaGGAGCCGCAAAGCAGCGAGgtagaggaggaaggggaggaagagccCGCGGGGGCGGCCGGAGCCTTCCCGGAGCCCCCCATGCGCCTGGCGCTGCCGGTGCCGCTCTCGGCGGAGGGGCTGGCCGAGGCGGCCCTGGAGGACG tgGAGAACCTGCGGCTCCTGATCCTGCGGAGGCTCCTGGGCGGCCGCGACGCGGAGCCCGAGGACGACGTGACGCCCACGCCGTCGGTCAGCGGCGGCGCCCAGCCGTGGGACCCGGTGCTCTGCGGCCACGATTCGGCCTCCCAGGAGGTGCTGGCCgagcccccggcaccccccgaGGAACCGAAGCCCCCGCACCACCGAAGCTGGGAGGAGACGAGCCAGACGCGTCCGGTGGCGGAGGAGCCCGGCGGCTACAAGGTCGTCCGGAAAG CCGGGGCTCAGGAGGGTGCCcgggaggccacgccccctgcaggcagcagccaatCAGCACCCGAGCTGCAGGAAGGAGGCGGAGCTCGTGTAGATG gCAACTACTTCTACGTCAGCAtgcccctgggaccccccaagcctgcgccgccccccagccccccccggggctcccccccccgggacccctcctcctgccccagcaccgccgaggcccccccggagccccccggccccccccgcgaCGTCGACCTCATCTTCCGCACCATCGAGCAGCTGACGCTCAAGCTCAACAGGCTGAAG gccgtGGAAAGAGCCCACCGGGAGCTGCTGCGCTCCCTGGGGCACGGCTCCTCGCCCGACGCCACCCCCGtggggggctcggccccggggACGGAGGGGGGGCCCCagcggccccccagccccgagggcGGCAGCCCCCTGACCCTGCGGAGCCTGCAGGGCCCCAGCGCCAACACGCCGG GCTGCCGAGCCCCCCTGGCCGAGGACCCCGCTCACACCGCCGACCTTTAG